One window from the genome of Oryza glaberrima chromosome 3, OglaRS2, whole genome shotgun sequence encodes:
- the LOC127765640 gene encoding uncharacterized protein LOC127765640 produces MAEELPFPANIEVMRHTPRFKLMQAAFHGDLRGLKRQAKILDMGRGRLRKAVEDVRVEGVPGEEGTGVLHMAASHGHMEMCKYLVETLQVDVDDADDKGRTSLLKAVHSGHRGIAKYLLNHDANPDLAMCCGLTPLHSAAGLGDCESVKLLLAKGAYVDPMSTFGTPLHLAAKEGQDGTMKILLDNNADCNKMVNGITPLLLAMKAASAKCMELLVEAGADATYSDVIWNYMSTTFMDDEDSGSSVFSDSEPEEIDANHHIPVNDKPVNRRKIAEFKSLGLEAVEKKDYLSAAGFYSEAMDLDPDDATLLSNRSLCWLYLGEGGKALVDAHECRKMRPDWPKACYRQGAALMLLKDYVSACEALFDGFKLDPEDVEIENALREALEFLKVSQSTSAN; encoded by the exons ATGGCGGAGGAGCTCCCCTTCCCCGCTAACATCGAAG TGATGCGCCACACGCCGCGGTTCAAGCTCATGCAGGCGGCGTTCCACGGCGACCTCCGCGGTTTGAAGC GGCAGGCGAAGATTCTGGATATGGGGAGGGGCCGCCTGAGGAAGGCCGTAGAGGATGTGAGGGTGGAAGGCGTGCCGGGCGAGGAAGGTACAGGGGTGCTGCATATGGCTGCCTCCCATGGCCACATGGAGATGTGCAAGTACCTGGTCGAAACGCTTCAGGTGGATGTGGATGATGCGGATGACAAAG GTAGAACATCTCTACTTAAGGCGGTACATTCTGGGCATCGGGGAATTGCCAAGTATCTTCTTAATCATGACGCCAATCCAGACCTAGCCATGTGCTGTGGGCTTACCCCTCTACATTCTGCCGCTGGATTAG GTGATTGTGAGTCCGTAAAACTATTGCTTGCAAAAGGAGCTTATGTTGACCCAATGTCTACTTTTGGGACACCACTTCATCTTGCTGCTAAAGAAGGGCAGGATGGCACCATGAAGATATTGTTGGACAACAATGCAGAT TGCAACAAGATGGTAAACGGTATAACACCTCTCCTCCTTGCTATGAAAGCTGCATCAGCAAAATGTATGGAGCTGCTGGTTGAG GCTGGAGCTGATGCTACTTACTCTGATGTCATCTGGAATTATATGTCAACTACTTTTATGGATGATGAAGATAGTGGTTCATCTGTGTTCTCGGATTCTGAACCAGAAGAGATTGATGCCAATCACCATATTCCCGTCAAT GACAAACCTGTGAATCGAAGGAAAATTGCAGAGTTTAAGTCGTTAGGGCTTGAGGCAGTTGAGAAGAAGGATTATCTTTCTGCAGCAGGATTCTACAGTGAG GCCATGGACCTTGACCCTGATGATGCAACCCTGCTGTCCAATAGGAGCCTTTGCTGGCTTTATCTGGGTGAAGGAGGCAAGGCTTTGGTGGATGCTCATGAATGCAGAAAAATGCGGCCTGACTGGCCGAAGGCCTGCTACCGTCAGGGTGCAGCTTTAATGTTACTGAAG gacTATGTGAGCGCGTGTGAAGCACTTTTTGATGGATTCAAGTTGGATCCTGAGGACGTTGAGATTGAAAATGCATTACG GGAAGCTCTAGAGTTCTTGAAGGTGTCCCAAAGCACTTCGGCTAACTGA
- the LOC127766996 gene encoding putative B3 domain-containing protein Os03g0621600 isoform X3, producing the protein MSKSGCERCRGRGFWDTDDQDTYFFKVMIGGFRRQMTIPYKFAENFRDQIQGTIKLKARNGNTCSVLVEKCSNKLVLTKGWAEFANSHDIKMGDFLVFRYTGNSQFEVKIFDPSGCVKAASHNAVNIGQHAQNMQGDPIEILSCSDEHLRAQSLTTERQNQPEKDVIDNCNKKMKTEHASSSEDDQETPTAEVHRMKVEEMVRAIHSNHPVFVAVMKKSNVTRQPCYVAISRKYANEYFPGGDQMLTLQRHGKRWQVKFCISKRKLRMLSKGWRKFTRDNELQTSKNFTPTGLHHRGSVENYLHGLSEEVAGVTLLVFMAPHWNYTREYLTLIL; encoded by the exons ATGAGCAAGTCTGGTTGTGAGAGATGCAGAGGACGGGGTTTTTGGGATACGGATGATCAGGACACGTATTTCTTCAAGGTTATGATTGGTGGTTTCCGACGTCAAATG ACCATACCATACAAGTTTGCAGAAAATTTCAGAGATCAGATCCAAGGAACAATCAAACTGAAGGCACGTAATGGTAACACTTGCAGTGTCCTTGTTGAAAAATGTTCAAATAAGTTAGTCCTTACAAAAGGGTGGGCTGAATTTGCCAACTCTCATGACATTAAGATGGGTGACTTCCTGGTATTCAGATACACTGGCAATTCTCAGTTTGAAGTTAAAATCTTTGATCCAAGTGGTTGTGTGAAAGCAGCATCACACAATGCTGTGAACATTGGCCAGCATGCCCAAAACATGCAAGGAGACCCTATTGAAATTTTAAGCTGCTCTGATGAACATCTGCGAGCGCAATCGCTAACAACCGAAAGGCAAAATCAACCTGAAAAGGATGTCATTGACAATTGTAACAAGAAGATGAAGACAG AGCATGCTTCTTCTTCAGAAGATGATCAGGAAACACCTACTGCTGAGGTGCACAGGATGAAAGTAGAAGAGATGGTCCGAGCTATTCATTCCAACCACCCAGTTTTTGTGGCTGTCATGAAAAAAAGCAACGTCACTCGACAACCTTGCTATGTG GCAATCTCCAGGAAATATGCCAATGAATATTTTCCAGGAGGGGACCAAATGCTAACGCTTCAACGACATGGCAAGAGGTGGCAAGTGAAGTTTTGTATCAGCAAACGCAAATTGAGAATGCTTTCAAAGGGGTGGAGAAAATTCACAAGAGACAACGAGCTGCAG ACTTCCAAGAATTTTACTCCTACAGGATTACATCACAGGGGCTCAGTTGAAAATTATCTCCATGGCTTATCTGAAGAAGTAGCTGGAGTTACACTGTTGGTATTTATGGCTCCCCATTGGAATTACACCAGAGAATATTTAACGCTCATACTTTAA
- the LOC127766996 gene encoding putative B3 domain-containing protein Os03g0621600 isoform X2, protein MSKSGCERCRGRGFWDTDDQDTYFFKVMIGGFRRQMTIPYKFAENFRDQIQGTIKLKARNGNTCSVLVEKCSNKLVLTKGWAEFANSHDIKMGDFLVFRYTGNSQFEVKIFDPSGCVKAASHNAVNIGQHAQNMQGDPIEILSCSDEHLRAQSLTTERQNQPEKDVIDNCNKKMKTEHASSSEDDQETPTAEVHRMKVEEMVRAIHSNHPVFVAVMKKSNVTRQPCYVAISRKYANEYFPGGDQMLTLQRHGKRWQVKFCISKRKLRMLSKGWRKFTRDNELQDYITGAQLKIISMAYLKK, encoded by the exons ATGAGCAAGTCTGGTTGTGAGAGATGCAGAGGACGGGGTTTTTGGGATACGGATGATCAGGACACGTATTTCTTCAAGGTTATGATTGGTGGTTTCCGACGTCAAATG ACCATACCATACAAGTTTGCAGAAAATTTCAGAGATCAGATCCAAGGAACAATCAAACTGAAGGCACGTAATGGTAACACTTGCAGTGTCCTTGTTGAAAAATGTTCAAATAAGTTAGTCCTTACAAAAGGGTGGGCTGAATTTGCCAACTCTCATGACATTAAGATGGGTGACTTCCTGGTATTCAGATACACTGGCAATTCTCAGTTTGAAGTTAAAATCTTTGATCCAAGTGGTTGTGTGAAAGCAGCATCACACAATGCTGTGAACATTGGCCAGCATGCCCAAAACATGCAAGGAGACCCTATTGAAATTTTAAGCTGCTCTGATGAACATCTGCGAGCGCAATCGCTAACAACCGAAAGGCAAAATCAACCTGAAAAGGATGTCATTGACAATTGTAACAAGAAGATGAAGACAG AGCATGCTTCTTCTTCAGAAGATGATCAGGAAACACCTACTGCTGAGGTGCACAGGATGAAAGTAGAAGAGATGGTCCGAGCTATTCATTCCAACCACCCAGTTTTTGTGGCTGTCATGAAAAAAAGCAACGTCACTCGACAACCTTGCTATGTG GCAATCTCCAGGAAATATGCCAATGAATATTTTCCAGGAGGGGACCAAATGCTAACGCTTCAACGACATGGCAAGAGGTGGCAAGTGAAGTTTTGTATCAGCAAACGCAAATTGAGAATGCTTTCAAAGGGGTGGAGAAAATTCACAAGAGACAACGAGCTGCAG GATTACATCACAGGGGCTCAGTTGAAAATTATCTCCATGGCTTATCTGAAGAAGTAG
- the LOC127766973 gene encoding SEC1 family transport protein SLY1, giving the protein MALTLRKKQLDSIVRMLHLNQQLQGSPDGVGGGVGSAEEEEAYKILVMDSPCVALLAPVLRVGELRRHGVTLHLNIDKARQQVPDAPAVYLLRPTAANVDRVAADAAAGLYASFHLNFSTCVPRALLERLASATAASRSAHRVARVADQYLDFVCLEEGLFSLAQPRAYVALNDPAAAEADITALVDAIALGLFCVVATLGAVPVIRCARGGPAEMVAAALDARLRDHLIAKPNLFTEAASTAVASFQRPLLCLFDRNFELSVGIQHDWSYRPLVHDVLGLKSNKLKLPEKYDLDDTDPFWVANSWLQFPKVAEEIEAQLAKYKQDVDEVNQRTGGGRDGVEFDGTDLIGNTRHLMNAVNSLPELTERKKMIDKHTNIATALLGHIKGRSLDGYFECENSMLVDGTLDRTKLMNLLRGNGTKEDKLRLAVTYLLSFETPVPSDLEQVEAALRESEVDMSAFQYVKRIKSLNSQFAGASNTASKVNIVDWAEKLYGHSISAMTGVRNLLSDGKQLAVTRAVEALMEGKPNPEVDNYLLFDPRAPKSGTAGQFRGPFREAIVFMIGGGNYIEYRSLTELTQRSQTTKQVIYGATEILNGVEFIQQLSELGQKAGLGGVSSSLPPQ; this is encoded by the exons atgGCGCTCACCCTCCGCAAGAAGCAGCTCG ATTCGATCGTGAGGATGCTGCACCTGAACCAGCAGCTGCAGGGCTCGCCGGACGGGGTCGGCGGAGGGGTGGggtcggcggaggaggaggaggcgtacAAGATCCTGGTGATGGACTCCCCCTGCGTCGCGCTCCTCGCGCCGGTGCTCCGCGTCGGGGAGCTCCGGAGGCACGGCGTCACGCTCCACCTCAACATCGACAAGGCGAGGCAGCAGGTCCCCGACGCCCCCGCCGTCTACCTGctccgccccaccgccgccaacgtcgaccgcgtcgccgccgacgccgccgcgggcctCTACGCCTCCTTCCACCTCAACTTCTCCACCTGCGTCCCGCGGGCCCTCCTCGagcgcctcgcctccgccaccgccgcctcccgctccgcGCACCGCGTCGCCCGCGTCGCCGACCAGTACCTCGACTTCGTCTGCCTCGAGGAGGGGCTCTTCTCCCTCGCCCAGCCCAGGGCGTACGTCGCGCTcaacgaccccgccgccgccgaggccgacaTCACCGCGCTCGTCGACGCCATCGCGCTCGGCCTCTTCTGCGTCGTCGCCACGCTCGGCGCCGTGCCCGTCATCAGGTGCGCTCGCGGCGGGCCGGCAGagatggtcgccgccgcgcttgACGCCCGCCTCCGCGATCACCTCATCGCCAAGCCCAATCTCTTCACTGAGGCCGCGTCCACAGCAGTTGCATCCTTCCAGCGGCCACTCCTGTGCCTGTTTGATAGGAATTTCGAGCTTTCGGTGGGGATCCAGCATGATTGGAGCTACCGCCCGTTGGTCCACGACGTGCTCGGCCTGAAGTCGAACAAATTGAAGTTGCCAGAGAAGTATGATTTGGATGACACTGATCCGTTCTGGGTGGCAAACAGCTGGTTGCAATTCCCCAAAGTGGCAGAGGAAATTGAGGCCCAGCTTGCCAAGTACAAGCAGGATGTGGATGAGGTGAACCAGCGCACAGGTGGTGGCAGGGATGGTGTTGAGTTTGATGGCACCGATCTCATTGGCAACACCAGGCATCTCATGAATGCTGTGAACTCGCTCCCAGAATTGACGGAACGGAAGAAGATGATTGACAAGCACACGAATATTGCAACGGCGCTGCTTGGCCATATCAAGGGGAGGTCTCTGGATGGATATTTCGAGTGTGAGAATAGTATGCTCGTGGATGGCACCTTGGACCGGACCAAGTTGATGAACCTGCTGAGAGGGAACGGCACCAAGGAGGATAAGCTCCGACTGGCTGTGACCTACCTGCTTTCCTTCGAGACACCAGTGCCATCTGACTTAGAGCAGGTTGAGGCCGCTCTGCGTGAGTCAGAAGTGGACATGTCCGCGTTTCAGTATGTAAAGAGAATAAAGTCACTGAATTCCCAGTTCGCTGGTGCATCAAACACCGCAAGCAAGGTTAACATAGTTGATTGGGCAGAAAAGCTTTATGGGCACTCCATTAGTGCCATGACAGGTGTGAGGAATTTGTTATCAGATGGAAAGCAGCTGGCCGTTACAAGGGCTGTAGAAGCTTTGATGGAGGGGAAACCAAATCCTGAAGTTGACAACTACCTACTATTTGATCCACGGGCCCCTAAATCAGGAACTGCTGGACAGTTCAGAGGACCCTTTAGAGAGGCCATTGTTTTCATGATTGGTGGTGGAAATTACATTGAATACAGGAGCTTGACAGAGCTAACACAACGTTCACAGACTACCAAGCAAGTCATATATGGAGCAACTGAAATTCTTAATGGGGTGGAGTTTATTCAGCAACTCTCAGAACTGGGGCAGAAAGCAGGGTTGGGTGGTGTCAGCAGCAGCCTGCCACCCCAGTAA
- the LOC127766994 gene encoding putative B3 domain-containing protein Os03g0621600 isoform X2 has protein sequence MRRPGARCREGHAHFNGNHIDGQYKNFFKVMIGRFRERMIIPNEFLQYFRGKIPRTIKLQLRDGCTYDVQVTKNLGKISLQSGWKAFVTAHDLQMGDFLVFSYDGISKLKVLIFGPSGCEKVHSRPTLKNATHCGEKWEEPLHISSNSHDLPVKSPQNVSKSEKQWDSSEQENDTANIEEVALQGDDLQGHPVLNCILPKHTRLTDMQKQQLESKVGAIHSEIPIYGCILRKSRVHGKSQTVDICREYADVYLPFKELNMTLQRHGKNWEVLCRTKDTRTKRLSTGWSRFAQENNLQVGDICLFELLKKKEYSMNVHIIPKK, from the exons ATGAGAAGGCCTGGTGCGAGATGCAGGGAAGGACATGCACATTTCAACGGGAACCACATAGATGGGCAATATAAGAATTTCTTCAAGGTTATGATTGGTCGCTTTCGTGAGAGAATG atcatACCAAACGAATTTCTGCAATATTTCAGGGGTAAAATACCAAGAACTATAAAGCTGCAATTACGCGATGGTTGCACTTATGATGTTCAAGTCACTAAGAATTTGGGCAAAATATCCCTTCAATCAGGATGGAAGGCATTTGTGACTGCTCATGACTTGCAAATGGGAGATTTTCTAGTATTCAGTTATGATGGGATCTCCAAATTGAAGGTTCTGATCTTTGGTCCAAGTGGCTGTGAGAAAGTGCATTCACGCCCTACATTAAAAAATGCTACACATTGTGGTGAGAAGTGGGAAGAACCCTTGCACATTTCAAGCAATTCGCATGATCTTCCTGTGAAATCACCACAAAATGTAAGCAAATCTGAGAAACAATGGGATAGCTCAGAACAAGAAAACGACACTGCGAATATCG AAGAAGTTGCATTGCAAGGAGATGATCTCCAAGGGCATCCGGTTCTGAATTGCATCCTCCCAAAGCACACCCGCCTTACAGATATGCAGAAGCAGCAGCTGGAAAGCAAAGTTGGAGCTATTCATTCTGAAATCCCCATCTATGGGTGCATCCTTAGGAAGAGTCGCGTCCACGGAAAATCTCAAACCGTA GACATATGTCGAGAATATGCAGATGTATATCTTCCATTCAAGGAGTTAAACATGACGCTTCAACGTCATGGCAAAAATTGGGAGGTGCTATGTCGCACTAAGGATACAAGAACCAAAAGGCTCTCGACAGGGTGGAGTCGGTTTGCACAGGAAAACAATTTGCAGGTGGGAGATATCTGCCTCTTTGAGCTACTGAAGAAGAAGGAATACTCGATGAATGTTCATATCATTCCCAAAAAATGA
- the LOC127766996 gene encoding putative B3 domain-containing protein Os03g0621600 isoform X1: protein MRKLNTRSTARDDQEKYFFKVMIGDFHKRMTIPDKFARHFKGVISKTIKLEPRSGYTFDVQVTKKLNILVLGSGWESFVNAHDLNMGDFLVFKYNGDFLLQVLIFDPSGCEKSTSCSMENAIDHVGQGWKEHNDISTSYHDQPKGNKHWMQKDSSSKGNKIGNTRSSNTPSKFSGCILPRGTCLPVVQEKKMKEKIQAIHSKTPMYGNVMTKCNVSGSPCVLEITQLYDDAYLPFNNGQELMLRHRDKSWKVRFYRFKNKSRKLTQGWKRFVHDNYLRMGDLCLFEILKNKYTMNVHIIRKC, encoded by the exons ATGAGGAAGCTGAACACAAGATCCACGGCTAGGGATGATCAAGAAAAGTATTTCTTCAAGGTCATGATTGGTGACTTCCATAAGAGAATG ACCATACCTGATAAATTTGCACGCCACTTCAAAGGGGTGATATCAAAAACTATTAAGCTAGAGCCTCGCAGCGGTTACACTTTCGATGTTCAAGTTACAAAGAAGTTGAATATATTAGTTTTGGGATCTGGATGGGAGTCATTTGTTAATGCTCATGACTTAAACATGGGTGACTTCCTGGTGTTCAAATACAATGGGGACTTTCTGTTGCAAGTGTTAATCTTTGATCCTAGCGGTTGCGAGAAATCGACTTCATGTTCTATGGAAAATGCTATTGATCATGTTGGACAAGGGTGGAAAGAACACAATGATATCTCAACAAGTTATCATGATCAACCAAAAGGAAATAAACATTGGATGCAAAAGGATAGCTCATCTAAAGGGAATAAGATTGGCAATACCAGGTCATCAAACACCCCATCTAAGTTTTCAG GTTGCATTCTCCCTCGTGGAACCTGTCTTCCTGTGGTTcaggagaagaagatgaaagaAAAGATCCAAGCTATACATTCCAAAACCCCAATGTATGGGAATGTCATGACAAAATGCAATGTTTCTGGAAGCCCTTGTGTTCTT GAAATAACTCAACTATATGACGATGCGTATCTTCCATTCAATAATGGCCAAGAGCTGATGCTTCGACACAGAGACAAGAGTTGGAAAGTGCGGTTTTACAGATTCAAGAACAAATCTAGAAAGCTCACTCAAGGTTGGAAAAGATTTGTGCACGACAACTACCTGCGGATGGGAGATCTATGTCTCTTTGAGATATTAAAGAATAAATACACAATGAATGTCCATATAATTCGCAAATGCTAA
- the LOC127766342 gene encoding cytochrome P450 89A2-like — MKLLRGLPSGHSPPPQQQAAVEALVVDIAARVGGGSGSDGEVLVRDVVHDALFPVAAWFCFGDGIGECDVRDLQRVLREFELDVVVEGFGGSMLANLVHWWRLRRFVASGRRQAEVFLPLISQRRRTQHRGEHKFRPYVDSLLDLRVPVGDNAAAGEGKEEHRLSHRALTDDEMVGLVSEFLGSGTESAVSNTFPCRAAACGCTSSSGTSGGTARRGQIRTSSGRTGSWPVARRRG; from the exons ATGAAATTGTTACGG ggcctcCCATCCGGCCACTCCCCACCGCCACAGCAGCAGGCGGCCGTCGAGGCCCTCGTCGTGGACATCGCCGCCCGGGttggcggaggcagcggcagcgacggcgaggtgctCGTCCGTGACGTCGTGCACGACGCCCTGTTCCCGGTGGCCGCGTGGTTCTGCTTCGGCGACGGCATCGGTGAGTGCGATGTGCGCGACCTGCAACGCGTGTTGCGGGAGTTCGAGCTCGATGTCGTGGTCGAGGGGTTCGGTGGCTCGATGCTGGCGAACCTCGTGCATTGGTGGCGGCTGCGCCGCTTCGTCGCATCCGGCCGCCGGCAGGCCGAGGTTTTCCTCCCTCTCATCTCCCAACGGCGGCGAACACAGCATCGCGGTGAACACAAGTTCCGTCCTTACGTCGACTCGCTCCTCGACCTACGCGTCCCTGTGGGagacaacgccgccgccggcgagggcaaGGAAGAGCACCGCCTCTCCCATCGCGCGCTCACCGACGACGAGATGGTGGGCCTCGTGTCGGAGTTCCTCGGCAGCGGCACGGAGTCCGCCGTGTCGAACACCTTTCCCTGCcgagcggcggcgtgcgggtgCACTTCATCCTCGGGGACATCGGGCGGGACGGCAAGGCGTGGACAGATCCGGACGAGTTCCGGGCGGACAGGTTCATGgccggtggcgaggcggaggggGTGA
- the LOC127766994 gene encoding putative B3 domain-containing protein Os03g0621600 isoform X1: MCSYKMRRPGARCREGHAHFNGNHIDGQYKNFFKVMIGRFRERMIIPNEFLQYFRGKIPRTIKLQLRDGCTYDVQVTKNLGKISLQSGWKAFVTAHDLQMGDFLVFSYDGISKLKVLIFGPSGCEKVHSRPTLKNATHCGEKWEEPLHISSNSHDLPVKSPQNVSKSEKQWDSSEQENDTANIEEVALQGDDLQGHPVLNCILPKHTRLTDMQKQQLESKVGAIHSEIPIYGCILRKSRVHGKSQTVDICREYADVYLPFKELNMTLQRHGKNWEVLCRTKDTRTKRLSTGWSRFAQENNLQVGDICLFELLKKKEYSMNVHIIPKK, from the exons ATGTGTAGTTATAAGATGAGAAGGCCTGGTGCGAGATGCAGGGAAGGACATGCACATTTCAACGGGAACCACATAGATGGGCAATATAAGAATTTCTTCAAGGTTATGATTGGTCGCTTTCGTGAGAGAATG atcatACCAAACGAATTTCTGCAATATTTCAGGGGTAAAATACCAAGAACTATAAAGCTGCAATTACGCGATGGTTGCACTTATGATGTTCAAGTCACTAAGAATTTGGGCAAAATATCCCTTCAATCAGGATGGAAGGCATTTGTGACTGCTCATGACTTGCAAATGGGAGATTTTCTAGTATTCAGTTATGATGGGATCTCCAAATTGAAGGTTCTGATCTTTGGTCCAAGTGGCTGTGAGAAAGTGCATTCACGCCCTACATTAAAAAATGCTACACATTGTGGTGAGAAGTGGGAAGAACCCTTGCACATTTCAAGCAATTCGCATGATCTTCCTGTGAAATCACCACAAAATGTAAGCAAATCTGAGAAACAATGGGATAGCTCAGAACAAGAAAACGACACTGCGAATATCG AAGAAGTTGCATTGCAAGGAGATGATCTCCAAGGGCATCCGGTTCTGAATTGCATCCTCCCAAAGCACACCCGCCTTACAGATATGCAGAAGCAGCAGCTGGAAAGCAAAGTTGGAGCTATTCATTCTGAAATCCCCATCTATGGGTGCATCCTTAGGAAGAGTCGCGTCCACGGAAAATCTCAAACCGTA GACATATGTCGAGAATATGCAGATGTATATCTTCCATTCAAGGAGTTAAACATGACGCTTCAACGTCATGGCAAAAATTGGGAGGTGCTATGTCGCACTAAGGATACAAGAACCAAAAGGCTCTCGACAGGGTGGAGTCGGTTTGCACAGGAAAACAATTTGCAGGTGGGAGATATCTGCCTCTTTGAGCTACTGAAGAAGAAGGAATACTCGATGAATGTTCATATCATTCCCAAAAAATGA